The genomic stretch TTGCGGGCCGCCCGGCACGTCCACGCACTGGGTGTCGCGCGGCGGCGCGATCGTGGGCCGCAGCATGACGATGATGGTGGGCTGCATCTTGCCCTTGGCGATCAGGTCGCCGGCGGTCTGCGTCACCCGCAGGTGCTGGGCCAGCAGGTAGTGGCCGCCCGGGTAGCCGCTGATCGCGACGATGACGGGGAAGCGCTGGCGCTCGTACTGCTTCTGGAAGTACTGCGGCGGCAGGTAGACGTACGCCGGGTCCACGGCCTTGGTGGTCTTGCCCACGATCCGTACGGACTCCACCTTGCCGGCCTTGTCGGGCGCCCCCTTGGGCAGGCCGTGCACCTTGTCCAGGCCCTCGGCCCCGGCGGGCTGCACAAGGCCCTTCGACGGGTCGCCGGCCGGGCCCGCCTCCCCGTCGCCCCACTTGGCGACCGCGCCGGGGGCGTCGTCGTACAGACCGAGGAGTTCGTGCCAGGAACCGTAGAACTGGAAGTTGGCGTTCACGACGAGGCCGAGCGCGGCGACGATGGACAGCTGCGTGGCCAGGATGGAGCCGATGCGGCCCAGCCAGGCCAGCGGCCCCTTCTTGGCGAAGCGCGGCCACTGCCAGAGCGTGAGTCCCACGCACACCACGGCGACCGCGATCATGGTGTACAGCAGCGATCGGCTGGTCAGTTCCATTGCTTCCCCAGGTGTTCCCGCACGCGTTCCGACGGTCTCCGTAGAGCCCATTGCGCCAGGTTTGATGCCTCCTGGGGGCACGTCGTTGCCGCCGTGCGCACTTGTTCCCCAAGGCGCCCACGCCCCCTTCCCTCCCCGTCACCTGCGGGCCGTCTCCCGTCCACCCCGCGCGGCGGACGCGGCCCGGCGGCGGGGCGCGGCACCGGTCCGAAGGCCCCCGCCGTGGGGGCAGTGGCATCCTGGGGACACCGGTCCGGTGGAGGGCCGCGCTCAGGGAGGACGGCGAGGACGGCGATGGTGACCGAGACGGCAGGGCAGGAATCCGTACGACCCATGCGCGCCGACGCGCGCCGCAACTACGAGCGGCTGCTGGCGGTGGCCCGTACGGCCTTCACGGAGCACGGGACGGACACCTCGCTGGAGGACATCGCACGGCGCGCGGGCGTCGGGATCGGCACCCTCTACCGGCACTTCCCCAACCGGACGGCCCTGATGGGCGCCGTGTTCCAGGGCGAGGTGGACGCGCTGCTGGCGCACGCCAAGGAGCTGAGCGACGCGCCGCACCCGTGCGCGGCGCTGGTCGAGTGGCTGCGCGCGATCATCGCGCACGCGAGCACCTACCGCGGGCTGTCCCGGGCGCTGATGGCTGCGCCGGGCGACGCCAGCTCCGGGCTGTCGCGGTGCAGCGTCCCGATGCGCGAGGCGGGCGGCGAACTGCTCAGCCGCGCGCAGGAGGCGGGCGCCGTACGGACCGACGTGAACATCAGCGATCTGATGCAGCTCACCAACGGCATCGCGCTGGCCGTGGAGGAGTCACCGGACGACCCCGGTCTGGCCGACCGGCTGCTCACGCTGACGCTGACGGGGCTGCGGCCCGAGAAGGGATGAGCGAGCCCGAGAAGAGGTGAGCGGGCCCGAGAAGAGGTGAGCGGGCCGGACGGTGTCCTCCGGCCGCCCGTCGTCGGGCGGTGCCGGCACGGCCGTACGCGCGTGCCGGCACCTCTTCAGCGGCGTCGGGGCGCCAGGTCGGCGACCCGGCCGCCGGGCGGCTCGGCCAGCGGCGCGGCCGTCCGCAGTTGCGGCCCGGAACCACCGCCGCCCGGAGAGAGGTTGCTCCGCTGGCCGGGCAGCGGTACGTCCCGGCGTGGACCGCGGCGGTCGGCCGCCACCACCTCCGATGCCGGCTGGCCGGCTCCCGCGCCGGCGCCCGGCCCGCCCGCCACCGAGATCTGCACGCCCTGGTCGGCCAGCGCCTGGAGCTCGGTCGCGGCACGGTCGTCGTGGCCCGGCGGCTCGTCGGTCACCAGCCGGGTGATCACGTCGGTGGGCACCGTCTGGAACATGGTGTCCGTACCGAGCTTGGTGTGGTCGGCGAGGACCACGACCTCGGCCGCCGCCTGCACCAGCGCCCGGTCCACGCTCGCGGAGAGCATGTTGGACGTGGACAGGCCGCGCTCGGCGGTCAGGCCGCTGCCCGAGAGGAAGGCGCGGGAGACCCGCAGCCCCTGGAGCGACTGTTCGGCCCCGCTGCCGACCAGCGCGTAGTTCGAGCCGCGCAGGGTGCCGCCGGTCATCACGACCTCGACCCGGTTGGCGTGCGCCAACGCCTGGGCGACCAGGAGGGAGTTGGTGACCACGGTCAGACCGGGCACCCGCGCGAGCCGGCGGGCCAGCTCCTGCGTGGTGGTGCCGGCGCCGACCACGATGGCCTCGCCTTCTTCGACGAAGCCGGCGGCGAGATCGGCGATGGCCGTCTTCTCCGCGGTCGCTAGATGGGATTTCTGTGGGAAGCCGGACTCCCGGGCGAATCCGCCCGGCAAGACCGCACCGCCGTGCCGGCGGTCGAGCAGTCCTTCTGCCTCCAGCGCCCGCACGTCCCGCCGTACGGTTACTTCGGAGGTCTGGACGACGCGGGCGAGCTCACGGAGCGACACCGCTCCGTTCGCCCGCACCATTTCGAGGATCAGTTGGCGACGTTCTGCAGCGAACACGAAACTGACAGTAACGCCAACGACCGTCTGCTTTCAGCAGGTTGCACCAATTAACGGAAGTTGTTCGTTCCCGACCCTCGCACGTGGTATATGCCGGTGGCCGGTCACGCAGTGACACCAGGGTGCCATGAAGCGGCTCTCGCCGGGGCCTCCCGCCGTCGGCAGGCAGGGGGAACACGCGCGCGGACGGCCCGCCCGCCGGGCTTCCGGGGGCCTCCCCCACGCCCGCGCGACCGGACGGGCCCCGGCCCGTTCATCCCGTTGGCCGCGATCTGTTCGGTTCTTTTCGGCGGCCCGCCGGCACGGCCCGGGGCCGCCGGGCGCGCTACTCGCTGGACATCTTGCGCGTGTGCAGCTGCCGCGCGACCTCGGCGATCGAGCCGGACAGCGACGGGTAGACGGTGAACGCGCTGGCGATCTGCTCCACCGTCAGGTTGTTGTCCACCGCGATCGATATCGGGTGGATCAGCTCGCTGGCGCGCGGCGAGACCACCACACCGCCGACGACGATGCCCGTGCCGGGGCGGCAGAACAGCTTCACGAAGCCGTCGCGGATGCCCTGCATCTTCGCGCGCGGGTTGCGCAGCAGCGGCAGCTTGACGACGCGGGCGTCGATGCGGCCCGCGTCCACGTCCGCCTGGCTGTAGCCGACGGTGGCGATCTCCGGGTCGGTGAAGACGTTCGCGGAGACGGCCTTGAGGTTGAGCGGGGTCACCGCGTCGCCGAGGAAGTGGTACATCGCGATCCGGCCCTGCATCGCGGCCACGGAGGCCAGCGCGAGGACGCCGGTGCAGTCGCCCGCCGCGTAGACGCCGGGGGCGGAGGTGCGCGAGACCTTGTCCGTCCAGATGTGGCCGGACTCCTTCAGGCGTACGCCGGCCTCTTCGAGCCCGATGCCCGCGGTGTTCGGGATGGAGCCGACCGCCATCAGGCAGTGCGAGCCGGTGATCGTCCGGCCGTCCGCGAGGGTGACCTCGACCCGGTCGCCCACCCTCTTGGCGGAGGCGGCCCGCGAGCGCGCCATCACGTTCATGCCGCGGCGGCGGAAGACGTCCTCCAGGACGGCGGCGGCGTCCGGGTCCTCGCCCGGGAGCACCCGGTCGCGGGAGGAGACGAGGGTGACGCGGGAGCCGAGCGCCTGGTAGGCGCCGGCGAACTCGGCGCCGGTGACGCCGGAGCCGACCACGATCAGCTCTTCCGGCAGCTCGTCGAGGTCGTAGACCTGCGTCCAGTTCAGGATGCGCTCGCCGTCCGGCTGCGCGTCCGGGATCTCGCGCGGGTGGGCGCCGGTCGCGATCAGCACGGCGTCCGCGGTGAGCGTCTCCTCCGTGCCGTCCGCCGCGGTGACGGTGACCGTGCGCGAGCCGTCCGGCGACTGGCCCGGCTCCAGCCGGCCGCGGCCGCGCAGCACACGGCCACCCGCCCGGGTGACGGAGGCGGTGATGTCATGCGACTGGGCGAGCGCCAGGCGCTTGACCCGCCGGTTGACCTTGCCGAGATCCACACCGACGACGCGCGCGGGGCGGTCGACCGGCGGGGTGTCGTCCTCGACGATGATGCCCAGCTCGTCGTACGACGAGTCGAACGTGGTCATCACCTCGGCCGTCGCGATGAGGGTCTTGGACGGGACGCAGTCGGTCAGCACCGACGCCCCGCCCAGTCCGTCGCAGTCGACGACGGTCACCTCCGCGCCGAGAGAGGCGCCCACCAGGGCCGCCTCGTATCCGCCGGGTCCGCCACCGATGATCACGATCCGAGTCACGTACTCCATTGTCCCGTACGCCCGCGCCGGGTTACCCCCCGGGGGCCGCCGTTCGAACCCCGAGTACCACGAGCGCACCCCCTGACCTCCCGTACCCTCGGAACCATGTCGCTCTACGCCGCGTACGCCGGCAACCTCGACGCGCGGCTGATGACCCGCCGCGCCCCGCACTCGCCGCTGCGCGGCACGGGCTGGCTCAACGGCTGGCGGCTGACGTTCGGCGGAGAGCAGATGGGGTGGGAGGGAGCGCTTCCGACGATCGTCGAGGCCCCCCGCTCGCAGGTGTTCGTCGCCCTCTACGACATCGCGCCCATGGACGAGGAGTCCATGGACCGCTGGGAGGGCGTGGGCATGGACATCTACCGCCGGATGCGGGTACGGGTGCACACCCTCGACGGCGACGACGCCGCCTGGCTGTACGTCCTCAACGGCTATGAGGGCGGCCTGCCCTCCGCCCGCTACCTCGGCGAGATCGCGGACGCGGCGGAGTCGGCGGGGGCGCCGCACGACTATGTGATGGAGCTGCGGAAGCGGCCCTGCTGAGGCCCTTCGTAGAGATCTACGAACAGATCCCCCGGATGCCGTCGGCCGGGACATCTACGCGCGTAGGCAATTACCGGCTACCCTCGTCCGCGTGAACGCATCTGTTACCCCGGACATCGCGCGCGACCCGCAGGGCGCCGCCGCCGACGCCGCCGCCCGCCTCCGTGAGCTGACCGGCGCCGAGACCCACGACGTCGCCCTGGTGATGGGCTCCGGCTGGGCGCCGGCGGCCGAGGCCCTGGGCACCCCCGAGCACGAGTTCCCGGTCACCGAGCTGCCCGGCTTCCCGGCACCGGCCGTCGCGGGCCACGGCGGCAAGTTCCGCTCGTACAAGATCGGCGAGAAGCGGGCCCTGGTCTTCCTCGGCCGTACCCACTACTACGAGGGCCGCGGTGTGGCCCCCGTCGTGCACGGCATCCGCACCGCCGCCGCGGCCGGCTGCAAGACCGTGGTGCTCACCAACGGGTGCGGCGGCCTGCGCGACGGCATGCGCCCCGGCCAGCCGGTCCTGATCAGCGACCACCTGAACCTGACCGCCACCTCCCCGATCGTCGGCGCCCGCTTCGTCGACCTGACCGACCTGTACTCGCCGCGGCTGCGCGAGCTGTGCAAGGAGGTCGACGCGACGCTGGAGGAGGGTGTCTACGCCCAGCTCCCCGGCCCGCACTACGAGACCCCGGCCGAGATCAAGATGCTCCGCACGATGGGCGCCGACCTGGTCGGCATGTCCACCGTCCTGGAGGCGATCGCCGCCCGTGAGGCCGGCGCCGAGGTGCTCGGGCTGTCCCTGGTGACGAACCTCGCCGCGGGCATGACCGGCGAGCCGCTGAACCACGAAGAGGTGCTCCAGGCCGGCCGCGACTCCGCGACCCGCATGGGCAGCCTGCTCGCCCAGGTGCTCGACAAGCTCTGAGCGCCGCGACGGCGGTCCGAGCGACACGCAAGCAGGAGTACGGGGCGTTCACGGACGCCCCGTACGCCGTACGGGTGCCCCCCGGCGCTCCGTACGCGCAAGGCCGGGCCACCCCGGCCGCCCGGCGCGGCGCGCGCGGCCGTGCGCCCGCCGGTCGAACAATCGCGCGGAGTGGGTAAGCGTTAACGCGCCGAGCGCTTCCCCCCACCACCGCAACCAGAGGCAGGAGCATCACGTGGCAACCGATCCCGCGGAGCTGATCAGCCGGGCGAAGGCATGGCAGGCCGAGGACCCCGACCTCGAAACCCGCGAAGAGCTGGGCAAGCTCATCGACGCGGAGGACCTGGACGAGCTGGCGGCCCGGTTCGCGGGCACACTCCAGTTCGGCACCGCCGGGCTGCGCGGCGAGCTGGGCGCGGGCCCGATGCGGATGAACCGCGCCGTCGTCATCCGCGCGGCGGCCGGGCTGGCCGCGTACCTGAAGGACCAGGGCCGGGCCGGGGGCCTGGTCGTCATCGGGTACGACGCGCGCTACAAGAGCGCCGACTTCGCGCGGGACACCGCGGCCGTGATGGTGGGCGCCGGGCTGCGCGCCGCGGTGCTGCCGCGTCCGCTGCCGACCCCCGTCCTGGCCTTCGCCATACGGCACCTGGGCGCGGTCGCTGGCGTCGAGGTGACGGCCAGCCACAACCCGCCGCGCGACAACGGCTACAAGGTCTACCTCGGCGACGGCTCGCAGATCGTGCCGCCCGCGGACGGGCAGATCGCGGAGCGCATCGC from Streptomyces albofaciens JCM 4342 encodes the following:
- a CDS encoding gamma-glutamylcyclotransferase yields the protein MSLYAAYAGNLDARLMTRRAPHSPLRGTGWLNGWRLTFGGEQMGWEGALPTIVEAPRSQVFVALYDIAPMDEESMDRWEGVGMDIYRRMRVRVHTLDGDDAAWLYVLNGYEGGLPSARYLGEIADAAESAGAPHDYVMELRKRPC
- a CDS encoding DeoR/GlpR family DNA-binding transcription regulator; the protein is MFAAERRQLILEMVRANGAVSLRELARVVQTSEVTVRRDVRALEAEGLLDRRHGGAVLPGGFARESGFPQKSHLATAEKTAIADLAAGFVEEGEAIVVGAGTTTQELARRLARVPGLTVVTNSLLVAQALAHANRVEVVMTGGTLRGSNYALVGSGAEQSLQGLRVSRAFLSGSGLTAERGLSTSNMLSASVDRALVQAAAEVVVLADHTKLGTDTMFQTVPTDVITRLVTDEPPGHDDRAATELQALADQGVQISVAGGPGAGAGAGQPASEVVAADRRGPRRDVPLPGQRSNLSPGGGGSGPQLRTAAPLAEPPGGRVADLAPRRR
- a CDS encoding NAD(P)H-quinone dehydrogenase, with product MEYVTRIVIIGGGPGGYEAALVGASLGAEVTVVDCDGLGGASVLTDCVPSKTLIATAEVMTTFDSSYDELGIIVEDDTPPVDRPARVVGVDLGKVNRRVKRLALAQSHDITASVTRAGGRVLRGRGRLEPGQSPDGSRTVTVTAADGTEETLTADAVLIATGAHPREIPDAQPDGERILNWTQVYDLDELPEELIVVGSGVTGAEFAGAYQALGSRVTLVSSRDRVLPGEDPDAAAVLEDVFRRRGMNVMARSRAASAKRVGDRVEVTLADGRTITGSHCLMAVGSIPNTAGIGLEEAGVRLKESGHIWTDKVSRTSAPGVYAAGDCTGVLALASVAAMQGRIAMYHFLGDAVTPLNLKAVSANVFTDPEIATVGYSQADVDAGRIDARVVKLPLLRNPRAKMQGIRDGFVKLFCRPGTGIVVGGVVVSPRASELIHPISIAVDNNLTVEQIASAFTVYPSLSGSIAEVARQLHTRKMSSE
- a CDS encoding purine-nucleoside phosphorylase yields the protein MNASVTPDIARDPQGAAADAAARLRELTGAETHDVALVMGSGWAPAAEALGTPEHEFPVTELPGFPAPAVAGHGGKFRSYKIGEKRALVFLGRTHYYEGRGVAPVVHGIRTAAAAGCKTVVLTNGCGGLRDGMRPGQPVLISDHLNLTATSPIVGARFVDLTDLYSPRLRELCKEVDATLEEGVYAQLPGPHYETPAEIKMLRTMGADLVGMSTVLEAIAAREAGAEVLGLSLVTNLAAGMTGEPLNHEEVLQAGRDSATRMGSLLAQVLDKL
- a CDS encoding TetR/AcrR family transcriptional regulator encodes the protein MVTETAGQESVRPMRADARRNYERLLAVARTAFTEHGTDTSLEDIARRAGVGIGTLYRHFPNRTALMGAVFQGEVDALLAHAKELSDAPHPCAALVEWLRAIIAHASTYRGLSRALMAAPGDASSGLSRCSVPMREAGGELLSRAQEAGAVRTDVNISDLMQLTNGIALAVEESPDDPGLADRLLTLTLTGLRPEKG
- a CDS encoding alpha/beta hydrolase, whose translation is MELTSRSLLYTMIAVAVVCVGLTLWQWPRFAKKGPLAWLGRIGSILATQLSIVAALGLVVNANFQFYGSWHELLGLYDDAPGAVAKWGDGEAGPAGDPSKGLVQPAGAEGLDKVHGLPKGAPDKAGKVESVRIVGKTTKAVDPAYVYLPPQYFQKQYERQRFPVIVAISGYPGGHYLLAQHLRVTQTAGDLIAKGKMQPTIIVMLRPTIAPPRDTQCVDVPGGPQAETFFASDLPTALKEHYRVGHDPGGWGVLGYSSGGSCALQLTMRHPRTYTSAAALSPDYKVTSDPTTGNLFGDDKDRAKRKREHDLMWRLAHLPAPQVSVLIGTSREGEKNYPAAKEFLNAVKPPMKAESIILDQGSHNFATWRRELPAALQWMSRQLTFPQDVVGTS